From a single Parambassis ranga chromosome 2, fParRan2.1, whole genome shotgun sequence genomic region:
- the ndufa5 gene encoding NADH dehydrogenase [ubiquinone] 1 alpha subcomplex subunit 5 produces MAGLLKKTTGLVGLAVSQNPHERLRVLYSKILASLQTMPQDAAYRKYTEQLVHERFNHVKTEPDVEKLEKKINCGQIEEVIFQAECELSLSRKMNEWKPWEPLIEEPPPNQWKWPI; encoded by the exons ATGGCTGGGCTGTTGAAAAAG ACGACCGGCCTGGTTGGTCTGGCTGTGTCCCAGAATCCTCATGAG CGGCTGAGGGTTCTATACTCAAAGATCCTGGCATCGCTGCAGACCATGCCGCAGGATGCTGCCTACAGGAAGTACACAGAGCAGCTAGTCCACGAGAGATTCAACCATGTGAAAACG GAACCAGATGTTGAGAAACTGGAGAAGAAAATAAACTGTGGTCAGATTGAAGAGGTCATCTTCCAG GCGGAGTGTGAGCTGTCTCTGTCCAGGAAGATGAATGAGTGGAAGCCGTGGGAGCCGCTGATAGAGGAGCCTCCTCCAAACCAGTGGAAATGGCCCATCTGA